In candidate division KSB1 bacterium, one DNA window encodes the following:
- a CDS encoding ArgE/DapE family deacylase, whose translation MSAQELVNDYFARHHEQVRQEIVELTSRMVRERTVNVVPEKLADFPYLKQRGEEYRVAAIVTEALGRWGIPYEVYERESGRTNVVGSVGSSKAKCRLLVACHMDVVPPGDGWETDPFTPVERDGFLYGRGVLDNKGPLAASLLAARVLKQVVGDDALGGQFLVAALADEEASAPEGDFGIGYLLEEKLIHPTCAIIPDIGENMRSIDVAEKGRLVLRVVARGVQAHGSTPERGVNAVYKMARFVTLVEKLELPHQVHPVLGSPTVNLGEMHGGAAPNIVPGESIAYIDVRVVPGQTVEGVRQAFAALAKQIADDFVVEVQSASEPHAIDPNNALVAAIQRSVEKLLGWRPQPIGMGGGTFAKTLNLAGIPAVGFGPGDDTAFHVANERVDIEQLVHFVHVLSLVAIDLGGQGSA comes from the coding sequence ATGAGCGCACAAGAACTGGTGAACGACTACTTTGCTCGTCACCACGAGCAAGTGAGGCAGGAAATTGTCGAACTCACCTCCCGGATGGTGCGCGAGCGCACGGTGAACGTTGTCCCGGAGAAACTCGCGGACTTTCCCTACCTGAAGCAGCGGGGAGAGGAGTACCGAGTGGCAGCAATTGTCACTGAGGCGCTCGGGCGCTGGGGCATCCCATACGAGGTGTACGAGCGAGAGAGCGGGCGCACTAACGTGGTGGGCAGCGTCGGAAGCAGCAAAGCCAAGTGCAGACTGTTGGTGGCCTGCCACATGGATGTGGTCCCACCCGGCGACGGCTGGGAAACCGATCCGTTTACGCCCGTGGAAAGGGACGGCTTTCTGTACGGGCGAGGCGTACTGGACAACAAGGGACCCCTCGCCGCTTCTTTGCTCGCAGCGCGGGTGCTGAAGCAGGTCGTGGGCGATGACGCCCTGGGGGGCCAGTTCCTCGTCGCTGCGCTTGCCGACGAAGAGGCCTCTGCCCCAGAAGGAGATTTTGGCATCGGCTACTTGCTTGAGGAGAAGCTCATTCACCCCACCTGTGCCATCATCCCGGACATCGGGGAGAATATGCGGAGCATCGATGTGGCCGAAAAGGGACGGCTGGTACTGAGAGTCGTGGCACGCGGGGTGCAAGCGCATGGTTCCACCCCGGAGCGAGGAGTGAACGCCGTCTACAAGATGGCCCGTTTTGTAACCCTGGTGGAAAAGCTGGAACTCCCGCACCAGGTGCATCCCGTCTTAGGCAGCCCAACGGTGAACTTGGGGGAAATGCACGGTGGCGCCGCGCCGAACATCGTGCCGGGTGAGTCCATTGCCTACATCGATGTGCGCGTGGTCCCCGGACAGACGGTGGAGGGGGTCCGCCAGGCCTTCGCGGCGCTGGCCAAGCAGATTGCCGACGACTTTGTCGTGGAGGTGCAGTCGGCCAGCGAGCCCCACGCCATCGACCCCAACAACGCGCTGGTTGCTGCCATTCAGCGCAGCGTGGAGAAGCTCTTAGGGTGGCGGCCGCAGCCCATTGGCATGGGCGGAGGCACCTTTGCCAAGACGCTCAACTTAGCAGGTATACCGGCAGTGGGATTCGGGCCGGGTGATGATACCGCCTTCCACGTGGCTAACGAGCGCGTGGACATTGAACAGTTGGTGCACTTTGTGCACGTGCTAAGCCTGGTGGCCATCGATCTTGGAGGCCAGGGTTCAGCGTGA
- the rfaE2 gene encoding D-glycero-beta-D-manno-heptose 1-phosphate adenylyltransferase, producing the protein MATAFPVVSEEQLVAIVRAARASGAKIVWTNGCFDLLHAGHIRYLRQAKELGDLLIVGLNSDRSVAQWKSPDRPFVPQEYRLEVLAAIRYVDYVVLFDERSPVRLLRLLQPDVYVKGGDYTIDTIDQTERRVVEGYGGSIVILPKVEGLSTSDLAKRVSEVMLRASQRSR; encoded by the coding sequence ATGGCAACAGCCTTTCCCGTAGTGAGCGAAGAGCAACTGGTGGCAATCGTCAGGGCGGCCCGCGCCTCCGGTGCCAAGATTGTCTGGACCAATGGCTGTTTCGACTTGCTCCACGCCGGCCACATCCGCTACCTACGCCAGGCCAAGGAACTGGGCGACCTGCTCATCGTCGGCCTCAATAGCGACCGCTCGGTGGCCCAGTGGAAGAGTCCAGATCGACCCTTCGTTCCCCAGGAGTACCGCCTTGAAGTGTTGGCCGCGATCCGTTACGTCGACTATGTAGTGCTCTTCGATGAGCGCTCTCCTGTGCGACTGCTGCGCTTGCTGCAGCCAGATGTGTATGTGAAAGGCGGCGACTACACCATCGACACCATCGACCAGACGGAGCGGCGCGTGGTGGAAGGCTATGGCGGTAGCATCGTCATCCTGCCAAAGGTGGAAGGGCTGTCCACTTCAGACCTGGCCAAGCGAGTGAGTGAGGTCATGCTGCGCGCCAGCCAACGCTCACGCTGA
- a CDS encoding AgmX/PglI C-terminal domain-containing protein, producing MKHGKGTYAAGAAPWDPAPGGMPDELSKLPKEFRKKLFSGVDRLFAVIFLLSLAFHVLLILYWLGHLKMPGRGPVEVAIPKPYVDLIVKYRAREEFRPPAVPTPGEEILPGVLAAREAPVAPGFERPTTETAGPAAESMARGAYAAAEGRADTRAERATSVRSIGVLRLIGGGGSGVVDVAGMSGVLESANGNVRELETVLTQLDGLTVPRGEQGGLRGGRVVTSAGNLKGGRAARPADDIAQLVGEVAPLAQVGERAVERTTSFERVQSNIAARPPAEQLRGVTRTAEQVSSVIRAHHSAIQDCYKSVLRTRPDTRGEISIRLWVNPDGEVVDAQIVSSTVNNPELEECVLRKVLQWSDFGFADPERGLAVYRQTYQFGQ from the coding sequence GTGAAGCACGGCAAAGGGACATATGCGGCTGGTGCGGCGCCCTGGGACCCTGCTCCTGGGGGCATGCCCGACGAGCTGAGCAAGCTGCCCAAGGAGTTTCGCAAGAAGCTTTTCAGTGGAGTGGATCGCCTCTTTGCGGTGATCTTCCTCCTCTCACTCGCATTCCACGTGTTGCTCATCCTCTATTGGCTGGGCCATTTGAAGATGCCGGGGAGGGGACCGGTGGAAGTGGCCATCCCCAAGCCATATGTTGATCTCATCGTCAAGTATCGGGCGCGTGAGGAATTCCGCCCACCGGCCGTGCCAACGCCAGGGGAAGAGATCCTGCCCGGGGTGCTGGCCGCGCGCGAAGCTCCAGTGGCTCCGGGATTTGAGCGGCCCACAACGGAGACCGCAGGACCCGCCGCGGAAAGCATGGCCAGGGGCGCCTATGCCGCCGCCGAAGGGCGGGCAGACACGCGCGCAGAGCGTGCAACCTCGGTACGCTCCATTGGCGTGTTGCGCCTGATCGGTGGCGGAGGCAGTGGCGTTGTGGATGTGGCGGGCATGTCAGGGGTTCTTGAGTCTGCGAACGGCAACGTGCGCGAACTGGAAACGGTGCTGACACAACTCGATGGCTTGACCGTGCCTCGCGGTGAACAGGGCGGTCTGCGCGGTGGGAGGGTGGTGACCTCGGCCGGCAACTTGAAGGGCGGACGTGCAGCCCGGCCCGCCGACGACATCGCGCAATTGGTGGGAGAGGTGGCACCGCTGGCGCAGGTTGGCGAACGAGCCGTCGAGCGGACGACAAGCTTCGAGAGGGTACAGAGCAACATCGCCGCGCGCCCGCCTGCGGAGCAGCTGCGCGGAGTGACGCGCACTGCCGAGCAGGTCAGCAGCGTCATCCGCGCCCACCACAGCGCGATTCAAGACTGCTACAAGAGCGTTCTTCGCACCAGACCGGACACGCGGGGTGAGATCTCCATCCGGCTGTGGGTGAACCCTGACGGCGAGGTGGTCGACGCGCAAATCGTTTCCTCTACCGTCAACAATCCAGAGCTCGAAGAATGTGTCCTGCGCAAGGTGCTGCAGTGGAGCGATTTCGGTTTTGCCGATCCTGAGCGCGGGTTGGCGGTCTATCGGCAGACCTATCAGTTCGGCCAGTAG
- a CDS encoding SDR family oxidoreductase, whose amino-acid sequence MQGTLIGLSGKVALITGASRGIGAAAAELFARAGAHVVVNYFRQKTAADKVVERIRAQGGKALAVCADVSDRPQVEAMIQEAQQAFGTMDVLVNNAGIWTYGAIAEMEEEVWRETMRVNLDSVFYCCRAVVPLMIARGGGRIINVSSTAGQRGEAFHSHYAATKGAIISFTKSLAAELAPHNILVNCVAPGWVDTDMSAEALRQEGEKISATIPLRRAGTAMEVAGAIVFLASDLATYITGEILNVNGGSVLCG is encoded by the coding sequence ATGCAAGGAACGCTCATTGGCCTTTCAGGGAAGGTGGCTCTCATCACCGGGGCCTCGCGGGGTATTGGCGCGGCGGCCGCGGAGCTCTTTGCGCGGGCGGGCGCGCACGTGGTGGTCAACTATTTCCGTCAGAAAACGGCGGCTGACAAGGTGGTGGAGCGCATCCGCGCGCAAGGCGGCAAGGCGCTGGCCGTCTGCGCGGACGTCAGCGACCGCCCGCAAGTGGAAGCAATGATCCAGGAAGCCCAACAGGCCTTTGGCACGATGGACGTGTTGGTCAACAACGCGGGCATCTGGACCTACGGGGCTATTGCAGAGATGGAGGAAGAGGTCTGGCGGGAGACGATGCGCGTCAATCTGGACAGCGTCTTCTACTGCTGCCGGGCGGTGGTGCCGCTGATGATCGCTCGTGGCGGAGGCCGTATCATCAACGTCTCCTCCACCGCCGGACAGCGCGGCGAGGCCTTTCACTCCCACTACGCGGCTACCAAAGGGGCCATCATCAGCTTCACCAAGTCGTTGGCCGCTGAGCTGGCGCCCCATAACATCTTGGTCAACTGCGTGGCCCCTGGCTGGGTGGACACGGACATGTCGGCCGAGGCCCTACGGCAGGAGGGCGAAAAGATCTCCGCCACCATCCCTCTGCGCCGTGCTGGCACTGCCATGGAGGTCGCCGGCGCCATCGTCTTCCTTGCGTCTGACCTTGCCACCTACATCACGGGCGAGATCCTCAACGTGAACGGTGGGTCAGTGTTGTGCGGCTAA
- a CDS encoding TIGR04076 family protein — MAKQGLRITVHSVKGHCPVYREGEDFFLEEGYILRSGERASICLHSLASLLPYHVALFQGVSPVSIGLAKEGTSAYVQCLDPCELTGGGTVTFRIDKV; from the coding sequence ATGGCAAAGCAAGGTCTTCGCATCACCGTCCATAGCGTGAAGGGCCACTGCCCGGTATATCGCGAGGGTGAGGACTTCTTTTTGGAGGAAGGTTACATTCTTAGGTCTGGTGAGCGGGCGAGCATCTGTCTTCACTCCTTGGCCTCATTGTTGCCCTACCACGTTGCGCTCTTTCAGGGGGTGTCGCCCGTGTCCATTGGCCTCGCCAAGGAGGGCACGAGCGCCTACGTACAGTGCTTAGACCCGTGTGAGCTCACCGGCGGCGGCACCGTGACGTTCCGGATCGACAAGGTATGA
- a CDS encoding AIR synthase family protein — MKAPRGHFLQVGKLPQDLLAGLLHRYTGRDDRILVGPAIGVDAAVIDFGATCLVAKTDPITFVSDEIGFYAVVINANDVACMGARPRWFLATILLPEGSATEQMAEAIFAQLAEACQKLDILLCGGHTEITAGLDRPIVVGQMLGEVPKEGLVTSAGLQPGDQIILTKGVPIEGGSIIARERAQELTELFGPELVARCRELIFSPGISVVRDAAIACQAGTVHALHDPTEGGLVTGLRELAAAAGVGLEIDEQRIPILPECKILCDQYGLDPLGTIASGALLIGAPPGDAARIVSGLQRAGIQARLIGRVVPPEKGLLLRREDGFVALPLFAQDEITKLFAAGTGGFHKEGSDGAAGSRLKG; from the coding sequence ATGAAGGCTCCGCGCGGACACTTCCTACAGGTGGGCAAGCTGCCCCAAGACCTTCTCGCCGGGCTCTTGCATCGCTATACTGGCCGCGATGACCGGATCCTGGTGGGCCCGGCCATCGGTGTTGATGCCGCCGTGATCGACTTTGGCGCCACCTGCCTGGTGGCCAAGACCGACCCGATCACCTTCGTGAGCGACGAGATCGGGTTCTATGCGGTGGTGATTAACGCCAATGACGTGGCGTGTATGGGTGCTCGCCCGCGCTGGTTTCTGGCCACAATTCTCCTGCCCGAAGGGAGCGCGACGGAGCAAATGGCCGAAGCCATCTTTGCCCAACTTGCCGAGGCGTGCCAGAAGCTGGACATCTTGCTCTGTGGGGGCCACACAGAAATCACCGCCGGGCTCGACCGTCCCATCGTGGTGGGGCAAATGCTGGGCGAAGTGCCGAAAGAAGGCCTTGTCACCAGTGCCGGTCTGCAGCCTGGGGACCAGATCATTCTGACCAAAGGCGTGCCCATCGAAGGAGGCTCCATCATCGCCCGCGAGCGCGCCCAGGAGCTGACTGAACTCTTCGGACCCGAGTTAGTGGCCCGCTGCCGGGAGCTGATTTTCTCGCCAGGCATCAGCGTGGTGCGCGACGCTGCCATTGCTTGCCAGGCCGGCACCGTGCACGCCCTCCACGACCCGACCGAAGGCGGGCTGGTCACTGGCCTGCGCGAGTTGGCTGCTGCCGCCGGGGTAGGCCTGGAAATCGACGAGCAGCGCATCCCCATCCTACCGGAGTGTAAGATTCTCTGCGACCAGTATGGCCTTGACCCGCTGGGCACGATCGCCTCGGGGGCTTTGCTGATTGGTGCACCGCCAGGCGACGCCGCGCGTATTGTATCTGGCCTGCAGCGAGCTGGCATTCAAGCCCGGCTCATCGGCCGGGTGGTGCCACCGGAAAAAGGCCTCCTTCTCAGGCGAGAAGACGGCTTTGTTGCCCTGCCTCTGTTTGCGCAGGACGAAATCACTAAACTCTTCGCCGCGGGGACAGGCGGCTTCCACAAGGAGGGCTCCGACGGTGCCGCCGGCTCTCGGCTAAAGGGATGA
- a CDS encoding PorV/PorQ family protein: MKKVCLLLVLGGIASFGAAQEISRVGTSAAQFLKLGAGARAAALGDAFVAFSGDVSSLYWNPAGAAAVQHRTLQVSYSDLYLDLNYGFVGYIEPLGPYGALGLHACYLHAGDIEITTLQEPNGTGEFYGVRSLALGLSYARAITDRLAVGITGKFVQEGIYNETAHALAFDGGMQFATGLFGTTLGVCLSNFGGKLQMYGEDLLVDVTPVPGEGSGGQYQLRTERWPLPAAIRLGAMSELVGPAGQLLARADHRLLVGADLVDANDAPIRANFGAEYLWRQTLAFRLGYHYGYDTPRLSLGGGLLYRLSSWALQVDYAFVDHKDLGGTNRFTIGVAF, encoded by the coding sequence ATGAAAAAGGTCTGTTTGCTCCTCGTCCTGGGCGGTATTGCAAGCTTCGGCGCAGCTCAGGAAATCAGTCGCGTCGGTACCTCGGCGGCGCAATTCCTGAAGCTGGGTGCCGGAGCACGCGCAGCGGCGTTAGGGGATGCCTTTGTCGCCTTTTCCGGGGACGTCAGCAGCCTCTATTGGAACCCCGCAGGGGCCGCTGCCGTCCAACACCGCACGTTGCAGGTCTCCTATAGCGATCTTTACCTAGATTTGAACTACGGTTTCGTGGGCTACATAGAGCCTCTGGGCCCATATGGCGCCCTGGGACTACACGCCTGTTACCTGCACGCCGGCGATATTGAGATTACCACGCTGCAGGAGCCCAACGGCACGGGAGAATTCTACGGCGTACGCAGCTTGGCATTGGGCCTCAGCTACGCCCGTGCCATCACCGACCGCTTGGCGGTCGGCATCACGGGCAAGTTTGTCCAAGAAGGCATCTACAATGAGACCGCGCATGCTCTGGCCTTCGATGGCGGCATGCAGTTCGCCACTGGATTGTTCGGCACCACCTTAGGGGTGTGCCTGTCGAACTTTGGCGGGAAACTGCAGATGTACGGAGAAGACCTCCTGGTGGATGTGACCCCTGTGCCAGGCGAAGGCAGTGGTGGCCAGTATCAGCTGCGTACGGAGAGGTGGCCCTTGCCGGCCGCCATCCGCTTGGGTGCGATGAGCGAGCTGGTGGGCCCGGCGGGGCAACTGCTGGCGCGCGCCGACCACAGGCTGCTGGTCGGCGCAGACCTGGTGGACGCGAATGACGCACCCATCAGAGCCAATTTCGGTGCCGAATATCTGTGGCGGCAGACGCTCGCCTTCCGCCTTGGCTATCACTACGGCTACGACACGCCCCGCCTCAGCTTGGGAGGCGGCCTGCTCTACCGTCTGAGCAGTTGGGCCCTGCAAGTCGATTATGCCTTTGTCGACCACAAAGACCTGGGGGGCACAAACCGGTTCACCATAGGAGTCGCCTTTTGA
- a CDS encoding TonB-dependent receptor, with product MRGRCLLLAAQFVLPGASLLAGTTGTLTGTVVDKTTKEPLAGVNVVLVSTRYGAATNSEGRFFVYHLPAGTYTVRVSMIGYVPCEVRDVRIIMDLKTSLEVELEPQVLDLGQIVVATAERPLIQRDVTGSTHLVAGSKLDDLPVDSFRDLLVLQPGVTADGHIRGGRDTEVLYLVDGLPIQDAMMGGQSSDLPNASVVELTVQTGGFNAEYGNAMSGIVNVVTKSGSDRFEAWLRALDDRLGVEESNHLREYEVLASGPLKRERATYFVSSNLRLSDTRWWQDMVPVFGSPIEKNLNLVAKVKADLTRDLRTVYQVLYSDWDWHDYEYRWRYNLAGLPPRWKQSYRLSATLTHTPRKWLFCTVNLGRYFVHHRMGQGDKSQVDPSQAFQYELPWYYFIISGRRLWWQEARQTTYVAKADLTAQLGEIHQVKCGGELQYFDLYNDLVKYEPQKTFWGRPLIDRPLLNFSSTYRYQPWQAALYAQDKIDNGIFVANVGVRYDVLNPRAERPVVEWIPVTQEEFRQEVKTWVPASIKHQLSPRVGLAFPVGSSGFFFVNFGYFFQVPLFDYMYTGLHFDLKKGIRLLYGNPDLKPERTKAYEFSYKHSLRQDVLLSLTYFQKEMSGLVDTKTFLATDSKAEDDGFTQYVNLPAARSSGLEVVVEKRYSAYCSGKVSYTYMLARGYSGNAQQGLNYFMWGFEVPNQEYYLSWDQRHTLVVEGFVGKLRRWGVNVVWRWNSPRPYTYYPSRTGILPDLTTKLIPNNRRMSEVSCLDVKFSTELRLARWATLGCYLDVRNILDRANILWVASDGKPGGELGDCSAWDVGRRVNLGVRLVLGAQR from the coding sequence ATGCGCGGGCGTTGCCTCTTGCTTGCGGCGCAGTTCGTGCTCCCGGGAGCCTCCCTCCTTGCAGGGACTACAGGGACACTCACTGGCACGGTGGTGGACAAGACTACCAAGGAGCCGCTCGCAGGGGTCAACGTCGTCCTCGTGAGCACGCGCTATGGCGCGGCCACCAACAGCGAGGGCCGTTTCTTCGTCTACCACCTGCCCGCGGGGACCTATACCGTGCGGGTGAGCATGATTGGCTATGTGCCCTGCGAGGTGCGCGACGTGCGCATCATCATGGACCTGAAGACCTCCCTTGAGGTGGAGCTCGAACCGCAAGTTCTCGACCTCGGGCAGATCGTTGTGGCAACGGCCGAGCGACCTCTCATACAGCGGGATGTGACCGGAAGCACGCACCTGGTGGCCGGCTCCAAGTTGGACGACCTGCCGGTGGACTCCTTCCGTGACCTGCTCGTGCTGCAGCCCGGCGTGACTGCTGACGGGCACATTCGCGGGGGCAGGGACACCGAGGTGCTCTACCTGGTCGACGGCCTGCCCATCCAGGACGCCATGATGGGTGGCCAGAGTAGCGACCTGCCCAACGCCTCGGTAGTAGAACTGACTGTGCAGACCGGCGGGTTCAACGCCGAGTATGGGAACGCCATGTCCGGCATCGTCAACGTCGTGACCAAGAGTGGGAGCGATCGCTTCGAGGCGTGGCTGCGCGCACTGGACGACCGCCTGGGCGTTGAGGAATCCAACCACCTGCGTGAGTATGAGGTGTTGGCCTCTGGTCCCCTCAAGAGGGAGCGGGCAACCTATTTCGTTAGTTCCAACCTGCGCCTGTCAGACACGCGCTGGTGGCAGGACATGGTGCCGGTGTTTGGCTCTCCCATAGAGAAGAACCTCAACCTGGTAGCGAAGGTGAAGGCCGACCTGACGCGAGACCTGCGCACCGTCTACCAAGTTCTCTACTCGGACTGGGATTGGCACGACTACGAATACCGCTGGCGCTACAACCTTGCTGGCCTACCCCCGCGCTGGAAGCAGTCCTATCGCCTCAGCGCCACACTGACCCACACGCCCAGAAAGTGGCTTTTCTGCACCGTGAACTTGGGCCGTTATTTTGTGCACCATCGCATGGGCCAGGGGGACAAGAGCCAGGTAGACCCGTCGCAGGCATTTCAATATGAACTACCATGGTACTACTTCATCATCTCCGGCAGACGGCTCTGGTGGCAGGAGGCGCGCCAGACCACCTATGTGGCAAAGGCCGACCTCACCGCGCAGCTCGGGGAGATTCACCAGGTCAAATGTGGGGGCGAATTGCAGTACTTTGACTTGTACAACGACCTGGTCAAGTATGAACCGCAGAAAACATTCTGGGGTCGTCCTTTGATTGACCGCCCGCTTTTGAATTTCAGTAGCACTTACCGCTACCAGCCCTGGCAGGCGGCCCTCTATGCACAGGACAAAATCGATAACGGCATCTTTGTCGCCAACGTCGGCGTGCGCTACGACGTGCTCAATCCCCGCGCCGAGCGCCCGGTGGTGGAGTGGATTCCGGTCACCCAGGAGGAGTTTCGTCAGGAGGTCAAGACCTGGGTGCCCGCCTCGATCAAGCACCAGCTCTCGCCGCGCGTCGGCCTGGCTTTCCCAGTGGGTAGCTCCGGGTTTTTCTTCGTCAACTTTGGCTACTTCTTCCAGGTGCCTCTCTTTGACTACATGTACACCGGCCTTCACTTTGACCTGAAGAAGGGGATTCGTCTCCTGTACGGCAATCCCGACCTGAAGCCGGAACGCACCAAGGCCTATGAGTTCAGCTATAAGCACAGTTTGCGGCAGGACGTGCTCTTGTCGCTGACCTATTTTCAGAAGGAGATGAGCGGGTTGGTGGACACGAAGACCTTCCTGGCCACCGATTCCAAAGCAGAAGATGACGGATTTACGCAGTATGTGAATTTGCCTGCGGCCCGCTCCAGCGGCCTGGAGGTGGTGGTAGAAAAGCGCTACAGTGCCTATTGCTCCGGCAAGGTCAGCTACACCTACATGCTCGCGCGCGGCTACAGTGGGAACGCGCAGCAGGGGCTGAACTACTTCATGTGGGGCTTCGAGGTTCCCAATCAGGAATACTATCTGAGCTGGGACCAGCGGCACACGCTGGTCGTGGAGGGATTCGTGGGAAAACTACGCCGCTGGGGTGTCAATGTCGTTTGGCGCTGGAATTCGCCACGACCGTACACCTACTATCCTTCGCGTACGGGCATTCTGCCGGACCTCACCACGAAGCTCATCCCCAACAACAGACGGATGAGCGAAGTCTCTTGCCTGGACGTCAAGTTCTCCACAGAGCTGCGTTTGGCCAGGTGGGCGACCTTGGGCTGCTATCTGGACGTGCGCAACATTTTGGACCGGGCCAACATCCTGTGGGTGGCCTCCGATGGCAAGCCAGGCGGCGAGCTGGGCGACTGCAGCGCCTGGGATGTTGGCCGGCGAGTCAACCTCGGCGTGCGGCTGGTGTTGGGGGCGCAGCGGTAG
- the polX gene encoding DNA polymerase/3'-5' exonuclease PolX gives MTNQEIARILLHIADILDIQGENPFKVRAYVRAAQTLDGLTYEVSTMSDPAQLRELPGIGEAIAKKIHELVTTGTLRYYEELKQSPYAKLTDLLRIPGMGPKHVRLVYDELGVSTIEQLKEAAEQGKLRGLPGLSEKSEQKILEGIQQVLRFQERLPLGYVLPQAKAMVESLQKVNEVQQASLAGSLRRMKETVADVDILVASSQPEPVMEAFTHLPQVEKVLSKGSTKSSILSKDGFQVDLRVVPPESFGAAQHYFTGSKAHYIHIRSLGVDRGLKINEYGVFKGEELLGGASEEEVFAAVGLPWIPPELREDQGEIEAAAQGRLPRLLSQEDLRGDLHVHSNWTDGADPIADMAAAAQAKGYAYLAVCDHSPTVGITNGLTPERLLAQMAEIDSLNQRLAAAGNPFRLLKGIEVDIKPDGTLDLPDDLLARLDIVVAAVHTRFNLSAEEMTERIVRAIENPVVDVIAHPTGRLIGRREAYQVDVDALIEACRACNKALELNAYPERLDLSDLHCRKAKEKGVKVAISTDAHRVGNLEWMAYGVATARRGWLEPQYVLNCLSLDELMAWLQR, from the coding sequence ATGACCAATCAGGAGATCGCGCGGATCCTGTTGCACATCGCCGACATCCTCGACATCCAGGGGGAAAACCCCTTCAAGGTTCGCGCCTACGTCCGGGCCGCTCAGACACTGGACGGACTCACCTATGAGGTGAGCACCATGAGCGACCCGGCGCAACTGCGCGAGCTGCCGGGCATCGGCGAGGCAATCGCCAAGAAGATCCACGAGCTGGTGACCACCGGCACGCTTCGCTACTACGAAGAGCTCAAACAATCGCCCTACGCCAAGCTCACCGATCTGCTGCGCATCCCCGGCATGGGGCCCAAGCATGTGAGGCTGGTGTACGATGAGCTGGGGGTCAGCACCATCGAGCAGCTCAAGGAGGCCGCCGAGCAAGGGAAGCTGCGCGGCCTGCCTGGCCTGAGCGAAAAGTCCGAGCAAAAAATTCTGGAAGGCATTCAACAGGTCCTCAGGTTCCAGGAGCGTCTGCCTCTCGGTTACGTCCTGCCCCAGGCAAAGGCCATGGTGGAGAGCCTGCAGAAAGTCAACGAGGTGCAGCAGGCCTCACTTGCGGGCTCCCTGCGGCGCATGAAGGAGACGGTCGCCGACGTCGATATCCTGGTCGCCTCCTCGCAACCCGAGCCGGTCATGGAGGCCTTCACCCACCTGCCACAGGTCGAGAAGGTGCTGAGCAAAGGGAGCACAAAGTCCAGCATCCTGAGCAAGGACGGCTTCCAGGTGGACCTGCGCGTGGTGCCGCCTGAGAGCTTTGGTGCGGCACAGCACTACTTCACGGGCTCCAAGGCGCACTACATCCACATCCGCTCCTTGGGCGTCGACAGGGGACTCAAGATCAACGAGTACGGCGTGTTCAAGGGTGAGGAGCTGCTGGGCGGGGCAAGCGAAGAGGAGGTCTTCGCCGCCGTCGGCCTGCCCTGGATACCACCGGAGTTGCGCGAGGACCAGGGCGAGATCGAGGCGGCGGCGCAGGGACGCCTGCCACGTCTACTGAGCCAGGAAGACTTGCGCGGCGACCTCCACGTGCACAGCAACTGGACCGATGGCGCCGACCCGATTGCCGACATGGCCGCAGCTGCCCAAGCGAAGGGTTACGCTTATCTCGCCGTCTGCGACCACTCGCCCACCGTGGGCATCACCAACGGCCTGACCCCAGAGCGCCTCTTGGCGCAAATGGCCGAAATCGACAGCCTGAACCAACGCCTTGCCGCCGCAGGAAACCCCTTCCGCCTCCTCAAGGGCATCGAGGTGGACATCAAGCCGGACGGCACACTCGACTTGCCTGATGACCTCCTGGCCCGGTTGGACATCGTCGTGGCCGCCGTCCACACCCGCTTCAATCTGAGCGCCGAGGAGATGACCGAGCGCATCGTCCGCGCCATCGAAAACCCGGTGGTGGACGTCATCGCCCATCCCACCGGCAGGCTGATCGGGCGACGAGAGGCCTACCAGGTGGATGTTGACGCACTCATCGAGGCCTGTCGCGCCTGCAATAAGGCTTTGGAACTCAACGCCTATCCGGAGCGGCTGGACCTCTCCGACCTGCACTGCCGGAAGGCAAAAGAGAAGGGCGTGAAAGTAGCCATTTCCACCGACGCGCATCGGGTGGGCAACTTGGAGTGGATGGCCTACGGGGTGGCAACGGCTCGCCGTGGCTGGTTGGAGCCGCAATATGTGCTGAACTGCCTCTCTCTGGACGAGCTCATGGCCTGGCTGCAACGATAG